The Polycladomyces zharkentensis genome window below encodes:
- the hisG gene encoding ATP phosphoribosyltransferase, translating into MNDMLTIAMPKGRIFEEAVNLMREAGFPIPDELSEDSRKLIVTVPEAGLSFFLAKPMDVPTYVEYGTADLGVVGKDVLLEEERDVYELLDLRISPCRISVAGLPDWQPTLHPRVATKYPRIADRYFRERGQQVEVIRLNGSIELAPLIGLADRIVDIVSTGRTLKENGLVELETITTVTSRLIANRSSYRMKSERIDVLTRSLADTVHQGGSV; encoded by the coding sequence ATGAATGACATGTTGACGATCGCGATGCCGAAAGGGAGGATTTTTGAGGAAGCCGTCAACCTGATGCGGGAAGCCGGTTTTCCCATCCCGGACGAGCTGAGCGAGGATTCGCGGAAATTGATCGTCACCGTGCCGGAAGCCGGCCTTTCCTTTTTCCTCGCCAAACCGATGGATGTGCCGACCTATGTGGAGTATGGTACGGCCGATCTGGGCGTGGTGGGCAAGGATGTGTTGTTGGAAGAAGAGCGGGATGTGTACGAGCTGCTCGATCTGCGCATCAGCCCTTGCCGGATTTCCGTCGCCGGTTTGCCGGACTGGCAACCGACGCTCCATCCGCGGGTGGCGACGAAATATCCCCGCATTGCCGACCGGTATTTTCGCGAACGGGGGCAGCAAGTGGAAGTGATCCGGTTGAACGGTTCGATCGAGCTGGCTCCTTTGATCGGTTTGGCCGACCGGATCGTGGATATCGTGTCAACCGGGCGTACCCTGAAAGAAAACGGATTGGTGGAACTGGAAACCATCACCACCGTCACCTCGCGCCTGATCGCCAATCGCTCCAGCTATCGCATGAAAAGTGAACGGATTGATGTCTTGACCCGCTCGTTGGCCGACACGGTTCATCAAGGAGGGAGCGTGTGA